The following proteins are encoded in a genomic region of Desulfosporosinus youngiae DSM 17734:
- a CDS encoding DEAD/DEAH box helicase, which yields MSKRTYHEMILDPFQEEALDAIDAGKSVIVAAPTGTGKTLVADYLIEKAMNEHLRVIYTAPIKALSNQKFRDFKKQFGEDAVGIMTGDVVLNPTAPLLIMTTEVFRNQVITEDPNLEYVSHIVFDEIHWLNDEERGTVWEESIILAPPKMKILGLSATIANARHLVDWIESIRHEEVALIEEHNRVVPLEYFYYTKDTGLVNYDQLWRYYRRKIKDRNYDENPFGPTTHLDLIRTIQRSHLPALFFVFSRKQCALKALELASIANYLRPHERKIVEEKFIHIFGQEIDWSSSTRQLKRLCSKGIAYHHAGLLPSQKVVVEELFLERLIKVLYCTETFSVGINYPVKAVCFDSLNKYDGRNFRPLANHEFFQMSGRAGRRGLDEKGFSFAIVDLAYMEKSPPPKFQLNRLEPLTSQFRLTYNTVLNLTATLTQTQIETYFQKSFSAYSYHLSSERLHSELAQIQQRLEETQYLCEEVGSFTCPLKHHPKRKELEKLKKAYKALGPRKQSRVYGREMARKIRAWEKLLSQTPKNCSIQHQENCHAQGKTYSKLKHQQQELQNALDALPDENAFLQEFEYKKNHLRQLGYLRNDELLPRGTCASRIYVQELLVTELIYSDVFQQLDDDQLNALISSIDFEARKNDMFHRTTVFDPTPVKEIAEYIQSICGQDAVRYDPRVAGITHAWSQGSTFAEVQALCNLDEGDIISVFRRAIDLMRQMREAVSDTILRNRLKACMEKLDRDEAAIMEL from the coding sequence ATGTCTAAGCGTACATATCACGAAATGATCCTGGATCCCTTCCAGGAAGAGGCACTTGATGCAATCGATGCCGGTAAATCCGTCATTGTTGCCGCACCCACCGGGACAGGAAAAACTCTTGTTGCGGATTATTTAATAGAAAAGGCTATGAATGAGCACTTAAGAGTTATCTACACGGCACCGATCAAGGCCCTCAGCAACCAGAAATTCAGAGACTTCAAAAAGCAGTTTGGAGAAGATGCTGTAGGAATAATGACTGGGGATGTTGTCCTTAACCCAACCGCTCCCCTGCTTATTATGACAACAGAAGTCTTTCGCAATCAAGTTATTACCGAAGATCCCAACCTGGAGTATGTTTCCCACATTGTATTTGACGAGATTCATTGGCTGAACGACGAGGAACGCGGGACAGTATGGGAAGAGTCGATCATTCTTGCTCCGCCTAAAATGAAAATTCTTGGGTTAAGCGCCACAATTGCAAACGCCCGGCATTTAGTGGATTGGATCGAATCCATTCGGCATGAAGAGGTTGCTCTGATCGAAGAACATAATCGAGTTGTTCCTCTTGAGTACTTTTACTATACTAAAGACACCGGCCTCGTAAATTATGATCAGCTTTGGCGTTATTATCGTCGAAAAATCAAAGACCGGAACTACGACGAAAATCCCTTTGGCCCCACAACTCACTTGGACCTCATTCGCACAATTCAGCGCAGTCATCTTCCTGCACTTTTCTTTGTCTTCAGCAGAAAGCAATGTGCCTTAAAAGCACTGGAGTTAGCAAGCATTGCTAATTATTTAAGACCTCATGAACGGAAAATCGTCGAGGAGAAATTTATTCATATCTTTGGTCAGGAAATTGACTGGTCATCCTCAACACGTCAACTCAAACGTTTGTGTTCCAAAGGGATCGCTTATCATCATGCCGGATTACTTCCCTCTCAAAAGGTTGTCGTCGAGGAACTCTTTCTTGAACGATTGATTAAAGTCCTTTACTGTACAGAAACCTTTAGTGTCGGGATTAATTATCCGGTTAAGGCAGTCTGTTTTGATTCTCTCAATAAATATGACGGACGGAATTTCCGTCCCCTTGCCAATCATGAATTTTTCCAAATGTCCGGTCGGGCAGGAAGACGGGGGCTTGATGAAAAAGGGTTTTCCTTCGCCATCGTTGATTTAGCCTATATGGAAAAAAGTCCGCCCCCTAAATTCCAGCTAAACCGGCTCGAACCTCTTACCAGTCAATTTCGGCTGACTTACAATACCGTTCTGAATCTCACTGCAACTTTAACTCAAACTCAAATAGAAACTTACTTTCAAAAAAGTTTTTCTGCCTATAGCTACCACTTAAGTTCCGAGCGGCTACATTCCGAACTGGCCCAAATACAGCAAAGACTCGAAGAAACCCAATATCTCTGCGAAGAGGTTGGCTCCTTTACCTGTCCTTTAAAACATCATCCCAAACGCAAAGAGCTCGAAAAGCTTAAAAAGGCCTATAAAGCATTGGGTCCCCGCAAGCAATCGCGCGTCTATGGACGAGAAATGGCTCGCAAAATTCGGGCTTGGGAAAAACTCCTATCCCAAACTCCCAAAAACTGCTCCATTCAACACCAGGAAAACTGCCATGCTCAAGGTAAAACCTATTCGAAACTAAAACATCAACAGCAAGAACTACAAAATGCTCTGGATGCGCTTCCTGATGAAAATGCCTTTCTTCAAGAATTTGAATACAAGAAGAATCACCTGCGTCAACTAGGATATTTACGAAATGATGAATTATTACCTCGTGGTACGTGTGCCAGTCGTATCTATGTTCAAGAACTCCTGGTCACAGAATTGATTTACTCTGATGTCTTCCAGCAGCTGGATGACGATCAATTGAATGCTTTAATTTCCAGCATTGACTTTGAAGCAAGGAAAAATGATATGTTTCATCGTACGACAGTCTTTGATCCAACCCCTGTCAAAGAAATTGCAGAATACATCCAAAGCATTTGCGGACAGGATGCTGTGAGATACGACCCCCGAGTTGCTGGAATTACCCATGCTTGGAGTCAAGGCAGCACATTCGCTGAAGTCCAGGCGTTATGTAACCTGGATGAAGGAGACATCATCAGCGTTTTTCGACGAGCTATAGATCTTATGCGTCAAATGCGGGAGGCAGTTAGTGATACAATTCTGCGCAATCGTCTGAAAGCTTGTATGGAAAAACTTGATAGAGATGAAGCCGCTATTATGGAACTATAG
- the rd gene encoding rubredoxin, protein MKKYVCTACGYIYDPEAGDPDSGIAPGTAFEDIPEDWVCPICGVGKDMFEVSE, encoded by the coding sequence ATGAAAAAGTATGTTTGTACAGCATGTGGTTATATCTACGATCCTGAGGCTGGAGATCCTGATTCAGGAATTGCTCCGGGTACCGCTTTTGAGGATATCCCGGAAGATTGGGTTTGTCCGATCTGCGGCGTAGGCAAAGACATGTTTGAGGTTTCAGAGTAA
- a CDS encoding HAD family hydrolase, with translation MIQAILFDIEGTMINLDTAKFIQNYLGILAPRFAHLLSPDKFTKHLLKSIETIQKEPKPEQTVVQTLLDDLAKATGQSVQVLKPIFEEFYVSDFPALRCLVQANPQGVKAVEYAIQQGFLTAVLSNPLIPLIAIKEQIRWAGLTPEHFKVIATPDNCHYCKPHPGFFKEVANNLGVRPQNCLIVTKQINDLICRELGMKTFIVDGIDLEVQTDYSGSLDDLYRLISQGSL, from the coding sequence GTGATCCAAGCTATTCTCTTTGATATAGAAGGAACAATGATAAATCTTGATACGGCAAAGTTCATACAGAATTACCTTGGAATTTTGGCGCCTCGTTTTGCCCATCTTCTTTCGCCTGATAAATTTACTAAACATTTATTAAAATCTATAGAAACCATTCAAAAAGAACCAAAGCCAGAGCAAACAGTTGTGCAGACATTGTTAGATGATTTAGCCAAAGCTACAGGTCAGTCCGTACAGGTGCTAAAGCCGATTTTTGAAGAGTTCTATGTTTCAGATTTTCCTGCCTTACGCTGCTTAGTTCAAGCTAATCCACAAGGAGTTAAAGCAGTGGAGTATGCTATTCAACAAGGCTTTTTAACAGCTGTTCTTTCTAATCCCCTAATACCCTTAATAGCCATAAAGGAACAAATTCGCTGGGCCGGTCTTACTCCTGAACACTTTAAGGTTATCGCAACTCCGGATAACTGCCATTACTGTAAACCTCATCCGGGGTTTTTTAAGGAAGTGGCCAATAATCTTGGGGTTAGGCCACAAAACTGCTTAATAGTTACTAAGCAAATCAATGATTTGATCTGTCGGGAACTGGGAATGAAAACATTTATTGTTGATGGAATTGATTTAGAAGTTCAGACTGATTATTCGGGTTCGCTCGATGATCTCTACAGGCTTATTAGTCAGGGGAGCTTGTAA
- the ldhH gene encoding L-lactate dehydrogenase (quinone) large subunit LdhH, with translation MADKQFKKKISDALGNDVLRGALGRFGDAYVISREKAYEGYNFKEISDNIAQVKSYAASHLDEMIDQFEKAATSRGAKVFRAMTGEDAKQYILELAKRNDVKKVVKSKSMVSEEILLNKTLMSEGMEVQESDLGEWIVQLAGQHPSHMVMPAIHMTKEEVADVFSGHLHKLNQPVIAELVKTARSELRKSFLEADMGISGANMAIAETGTLMMLTNEGNGRLTSTLPPIHVFLVGIEKLVPKFEDATHILQALPRSATGQQITSYVSMVTGPTPAYYADGTVKDKEFHIILMDNGRRAMYNDEKFKKTFQCIRCASCLNVCPAFQLVGGHVYGHIYTGGIGTILTNFLNSEKDAQNPQNLCLQCGKCTEVCPGQLDIPQMILEIRNRVGEKEGLPFTQKFALDVVSNRRLFHSLLRVASVAQKPFTKGQPVIRHLPMFLSGLTENKSLPAVAKVPFRDVFKTIKQEVKNPKGTIAFYAGCLIDFVYPKIGEGVIGALNEKGYKVVFPDGQSCCGAPATYMGDRANARKSAIINIEALEAEKVDYVVSACPTCTHALKESFKELLQDDPKLAARAEELSRKSKDFSKLLFDLGGLTPGGDGVPLKITYHDSCHLKRSMGVFAEPRKLLTDTSGVQLIEMQESDRCCGFAGSYSIKFPELSGPILARKLDNIDKTGADVVVVDCPGCLMQISGGLDKHNPKVKVIHTAELLLEKRKNQTGNKNTNKTKKKK, from the coding sequence ATGGCGGATAAACAGTTTAAAAAGAAAATTTCAGATGCACTTGGTAATGACGTCTTACGTGGAGCCTTGGGGCGTTTTGGAGATGCTTATGTCATATCTCGTGAAAAAGCGTATGAAGGCTACAATTTTAAGGAAATCAGCGACAATATTGCCCAAGTCAAATCCTATGCGGCAAGTCATTTGGATGAAATGATTGATCAATTTGAAAAAGCCGCAACTTCACGGGGTGCTAAGGTATTTCGTGCCATGACAGGTGAGGATGCTAAGCAATATATTCTTGAGTTAGCCAAACGAAACGACGTGAAAAAAGTAGTAAAGTCTAAATCAATGGTCTCAGAGGAGATCCTACTTAATAAAACATTAATGTCTGAGGGAATGGAAGTACAGGAGTCCGACTTGGGAGAGTGGATTGTACAATTGGCAGGCCAACATCCCTCCCACATGGTTATGCCGGCGATTCATATGACAAAAGAAGAGGTTGCCGATGTCTTTTCTGGTCACCTGCATAAATTGAACCAGCCAGTGATCGCCGAATTGGTTAAAACGGCTCGATCCGAGCTGCGAAAATCCTTTCTTGAAGCTGATATGGGGATTTCAGGGGCCAATATGGCGATTGCCGAAACAGGGACGTTAATGATGCTTACCAATGAAGGCAACGGTCGTTTAACCTCTACCTTGCCCCCTATTCACGTGTTCTTAGTTGGTATCGAAAAACTAGTTCCAAAGTTTGAAGATGCAACCCACATTCTTCAAGCACTTCCGAGAAGTGCAACCGGCCAGCAAATTACCAGCTATGTCAGTATGGTAACAGGTCCAACCCCTGCCTATTACGCAGATGGTACGGTGAAAGATAAGGAATTCCATATAATTCTCATGGACAATGGCCGACGAGCGATGTATAACGATGAAAAGTTCAAAAAGACCTTTCAGTGTATTCGCTGTGCATCCTGTCTTAATGTATGCCCGGCTTTTCAGCTCGTAGGCGGGCATGTGTATGGACATATTTATACCGGAGGCATTGGTACGATTTTGACTAATTTCCTTAACTCCGAAAAAGATGCCCAAAATCCTCAAAATCTTTGCCTGCAATGTGGTAAGTGTACTGAAGTATGTCCTGGGCAATTAGATATCCCACAAATGATTCTGGAAATTCGCAATCGTGTGGGAGAAAAAGAAGGACTCCCGTTCACGCAAAAGTTTGCCCTTGATGTAGTGTCGAATCGAAGACTCTTCCATTCATTGCTGCGGGTTGCCTCCGTCGCCCAAAAGCCGTTTACCAAAGGACAGCCGGTTATACGACACTTACCAATGTTTCTTTCCGGACTTACTGAGAATAAGAGCTTACCGGCAGTAGCTAAGGTTCCCTTCCGGGATGTGTTCAAAACAATCAAGCAGGAAGTTAAGAATCCGAAAGGAACGATTGCTTTTTATGCCGGCTGCCTGATTGATTTTGTTTACCCCAAAATTGGCGAAGGTGTTATCGGCGCACTGAATGAAAAAGGATATAAAGTCGTTTTTCCGGATGGCCAATCCTGTTGCGGTGCTCCAGCGACTTATATGGGGGATCGGGCTAATGCCCGTAAGTCTGCGATTATTAATATCGAAGCCTTAGAAGCTGAAAAGGTTGATTATGTAGTCTCAGCATGTCCAACCTGTACTCATGCACTTAAAGAGAGCTTTAAAGAGTTGCTTCAGGATGATCCCAAATTAGCGGCCCGGGCTGAAGAGTTAAGCCGGAAATCCAAAGACTTCTCCAAGCTGTTATTTGATCTGGGGGGACTGACGCCAGGGGGAGATGGAGTACCACTAAAAATTACCTATCATGATTCCTGTCACTTAAAACGTTCAATGGGAGTTTTTGCAGAGCCAAGAAAGTTATTAACGGATACTTCGGGGGTCCAACTCATTGAAATGCAGGAATCCGATCGCTGCTGTGGATTCGCTGGATCCTACTCCATCAAATTCCCCGAGTTATCAGGTCCAATCCTGGCCCGTAAGCTAGACAATATTGATAAAACTGGTGCGGATGTTGTTGTTGTTGACTGTCCTGGATGTTTGATGCAAATTTCAGGTGGCCTCGATAAGCATAATCCAAAGGTTAAGGTTATTCACACGGCAGAACTTCTCTTGGAAAAACGAAAAAATCAAACTGGGAATAAGAATACAAACAAAACCAAGAAGAAAAAGTAA
- a CDS encoding LutC/YkgG family protein, translating into MRDDQTKLYERFKTKLENVSGECYRVNTAKEAGELVCKVMIEKGIENVALLNSSISQKGRFADLIGEKGITVYTDKFREVTPEAHAGITQVNYAIAELGTLVQADSDVNQRLCSTLVPIHIALVSTSSLIPTLKETMATLHRLPEIPGFVGFITGPSRTSDIERVLTIGVHGPKQLVVIFVDEEVGGLA; encoded by the coding sequence ATGAGAGATGACCAAACAAAATTGTACGAACGTTTTAAAACAAAATTAGAAAATGTGTCCGGCGAATGTTATCGTGTGAACACTGCCAAAGAAGCAGGAGAACTTGTTTGCAAAGTTATGATAGAAAAAGGAATTGAGAATGTCGCTCTCCTGAATTCCTCTATCTCACAAAAAGGAAGGTTTGCTGATTTAATCGGAGAAAAAGGCATAACTGTCTATACGGATAAGTTTCGTGAAGTAACGCCAGAGGCGCACGCGGGTATCACGCAAGTGAACTATGCCATAGCTGAACTTGGAACCCTCGTTCAAGCAGATTCCGATGTCAATCAGCGCCTATGTTCGACCCTTGTTCCCATCCATATTGCCCTGGTATCGACTTCCAGTTTAATTCCAACCCTCAAAGAAACGATGGCCACACTCCATAGGCTTCCTGAAATCCCAGGCTTTGTAGGGTTTATTACGGGTCCAAGCAGAACTTCAGACATTGAGCGGGTTTTAACCATAGGAGTTCACGGACCCAAACAACTAGTTGTTATCTTTGTCGATGAGGAAGTAGGAGGTTTGGCTTAA
- a CDS encoding helix-turn-helix domain-containing protein yields the protein MNYYLIIIDETVCRRIAYYRNKRNLTREDLAFNVGVSLKRLISIEDESRIPRINELAQLAAGLGVSIGELVNNE from the coding sequence GTGAATTATTATTTGATCATAATTGATGAAACCGTCTGTAGACGGATAGCTTACTACAGAAATAAGCGTAATTTGACCAGAGAAGATTTAGCCTTTAATGTTGGGGTAAGCTTGAAACGCCTTATCAGTATAGAAGATGAATCAAGGATTCCTCGTATAAACGAACTTGCACAATTGGCTGCAGGGCTAGGTGTCTCGATTGGTGAGCTCGTTAATAACGAATAG
- a CDS encoding tetratricopeptide repeat protein has translation MRYDPEIIYVQKLYFFLFLTTLTTLAAGIILWKFDWHTGLYVLAGGLGISYAAMVLKKNFNPPEKKTTAKRMAHTISQDTSSLTIARFACQLYYYFHESNQAISLLEQFLPNHDPLIYTTLGDILLKEGKAKRALYILRDNPYALVDPLMLATQGRVLKQIGKIPEAVRMFERSLHLSRQVNFPKSSSNWFTQKMLTISYIANIHHKLADCYVILNDFKQAKKHFRAGNRLLLDISLWRHCPAVHIDSTKNCKNTY, from the coding sequence ATGCGATACGATCCAGAAATAATTTATGTTCAAAAACTATATTTCTTTTTGTTCTTAACTACTTTGACCACACTTGCTGCCGGAATTATTCTATGGAAGTTTGATTGGCATACAGGACTTTATGTACTAGCCGGTGGGCTAGGCATTTCCTATGCGGCTATGGTTCTGAAAAAGAACTTTAATCCTCCTGAAAAAAAAACAACCGCGAAACGAATGGCTCACACAATCTCTCAAGACACCAGCTCTTTAACAATCGCACGTTTTGCCTGCCAACTTTATTATTACTTTCATGAATCTAATCAGGCAATATCTCTGCTGGAACAATTTCTTCCCAATCATGATCCTCTCATCTATACGACACTTGGAGACATCCTTCTTAAAGAGGGAAAAGCGAAGCGGGCACTTTATATTCTCAGAGATAATCCCTATGCCCTGGTTGACCCGCTTATGCTGGCGACACAAGGCCGTGTTCTTAAACAGATTGGTAAAATTCCCGAAGCTGTTAGAATGTTCGAACGAAGTTTACACCTCTCAAGACAGGTGAACTTTCCCAAAAGCTCCTCCAACTGGTTCACGCAAAAAATGCTTACCATAAGCTATATCGCTAATATTCATCATAAACTGGCTGATTGTTATGTTATCCTTAATGACTTTAAACAAGCTAAAAAGCATTTCCGAGCAGGAAATCGCCTTCTGCTGGACATATCTCTCTGGCGCCATTGTCCGGCTGTTCATATTGATTCAACAAAAAACTGCAAAAATACTTATTAG
- a CDS encoding prenyltransferase/squalene oxidase repeat-containing protein: protein MELRREVQECLDLARSYVSEGVGQILSGNISESYGVSSSPGATALAALALLALGRGYENSQQQGIKWLVLQDHGGWGKFPGDERDEEITQIVRMVLQGSQGGWKAKIRLLSQARQFSHVILSLGHRVVPGLEGPTPEEILFPTILEDRVLTKLPLYGRPVVVAASLLASNSQEEMHKGLNYLLQTQMPDGSWAEDIIATSMSILAIMSKGSHTEQVRRAGRWLVQKQYPSGGWPAFDQLQIWAIGWAISVFGETTQNPSDIPWLDEGIDWLKRAQNQDGSYGSTPPYTHPDLDDTAVALIGLHQVSGERNILGVNLLERLQNADGSWSTFPSFQGIPPNVSSEFPVYIPSVDVSIHVLEALWRSTRSQEERIWRGLNWVLSQQNDQGAFPASWFEGSVYSTAQALELFSKWKFSWERWNTARHILGARKKGLDYLLKIQNSDGGWGSVVETSLALAGLWRYMRHVPQQVLDNGVKNLLTLQKSNGSFEPSYRGIYAKGWNYEEPITTTLTAIRALQRYQRLYKASFFR from the coding sequence ATGGAGCTTAGAAGAGAAGTTCAAGAATGCCTTGATTTGGCACGATCTTATGTGTCTGAGGGTGTGGGGCAGATTTTATCGGGAAACATCAGTGAATCTTATGGCGTTTCATCAAGCCCAGGGGCTACTGCACTGGCAGCTCTTGCTCTCCTCGCACTTGGCAGAGGGTATGAGAACTCCCAACAGCAAGGGATCAAATGGCTTGTGCTGCAGGATCATGGAGGATGGGGGAAGTTTCCGGGAGACGAACGAGACGAAGAGATAACTCAGATTGTAAGAATGGTTCTTCAGGGAAGTCAAGGCGGATGGAAGGCTAAAATAAGACTTTTATCTCAGGCAAGACAATTTTCTCATGTGATTTTATCCCTAGGTCATAGAGTAGTTCCCGGCCTGGAGGGGCCAACGCCGGAAGAAATATTGTTTCCTACAATCCTGGAAGACAGGGTATTGACTAAGCTGCCGCTCTATGGCAGACCAGTTGTGGTTGCGGCATCCCTCTTGGCTTCAAATTCTCAAGAGGAAATGCATAAAGGTCTTAACTATCTTTTGCAAACCCAAATGCCGGACGGTTCATGGGCAGAAGATATTATTGCAACGAGTATGTCAATTCTTGCGATCATGAGCAAAGGAAGCCATACGGAACAGGTTCGGAGAGCTGGACGATGGTTGGTGCAGAAACAATATCCAAGCGGCGGATGGCCCGCCTTTGACCAACTTCAAATATGGGCAATTGGTTGGGCTATTAGTGTATTTGGAGAGACAACTCAAAACCCCTCGGATATCCCATGGTTAGATGAAGGGATCGATTGGTTGAAAAGAGCACAAAACCAAGATGGCAGTTATGGAAGTACACCTCCCTACACCCATCCTGATCTGGATGATACTGCAGTTGCTTTGATTGGGCTGCACCAAGTGAGTGGAGAACGAAATATCCTTGGAGTTAATCTTCTTGAACGGTTACAAAATGCTGATGGAAGCTGGAGTACATTTCCTAGTTTTCAGGGGATTCCCCCTAATGTTTCTTCGGAATTTCCAGTTTATATACCAAGTGTGGATGTCAGCATTCATGTCTTAGAAGCCTTGTGGCGAAGTACACGTTCTCAAGAGGAAAGAATATGGCGTGGGCTGAATTGGGTCTTGTCGCAGCAGAATGATCAAGGCGCTTTTCCTGCCTCTTGGTTCGAAGGGTCGGTTTATAGTACGGCACAGGCCTTAGAATTATTCAGTAAGTGGAAGTTCAGCTGGGAACGCTGGAATACCGCACGTCACATTCTTGGGGCAAGAAAGAAAGGGCTTGATTATCTCTTGAAAATACAGAATAGTGATGGAGGCTGGGGTTCTGTTGTTGAAACGAGCTTAGCTCTTGCCGGGTTATGGCGTTATATGAGACATGTGCCGCAACAAGTTTTGGACAACGGGGTGAAAAACCTTCTTACTTTACAGAAAAGCAATGGTTCATTTGAACCCTCTTATCGGGGGATCTATGCCAAAGGATGGAATTATGAAGAGCCCATAACAACAACTCTGACAGCTATCAGGGCCTTACAGCGTTATCAACGCTTGTATAAAGCATCATTTTTTAGATGA
- a CDS encoding N-acetyltransferase, whose amino-acid sequence MKLRKARIADVEAMMSLINSNAEEGLMLPRSRNMLYENIREFLLAEVDGQIVGVASLHILWSDLAEIRALAVASGYKRRGIGTQIVRTLEEEAKELGCAKVFALTYQPEFFKHCGYSEVSKDQMPQKVWRECINCIKFPNCDEIAVSRNL is encoded by the coding sequence ATGAAATTGCGTAAGGCTCGAATAGCGGATGTAGAAGCTATGATGTCATTGATTAATAGTAATGCAGAAGAAGGACTCATGCTTCCCCGATCCAGAAATATGCTTTATGAAAACATTCGCGAGTTCTTGCTGGCTGAAGTTGATGGGCAAATAGTAGGAGTTGCGTCCCTTCATATTCTCTGGAGTGATTTAGCAGAAATAAGAGCGCTGGCGGTCGCAAGTGGTTACAAACGAAGAGGGATTGGAACACAAATTGTTAGAACACTTGAGGAAGAAGCCAAGGAACTTGGCTGTGCCAAAGTTTTTGCTCTGACATATCAGCCCGAGTTCTTCAAGCATTGTGGATACAGTGAGGTCAGTAAAGATCAAATGCCTCAAAAAGTATGGCGGGAGTGTATCAATTGTATCAAATTCCCGAATTGTGATGAGATTGCAGTTAGCCGAAATCTCTAA
- a CDS encoding two-component system sensor histidine kinase NtrB, which produces MIPLKFRYRPFLRQRVFIVLSLIFIITIIISDILPIPYSLQIALRFLPLIIIIIWFELWFHSWGKVWILSAALFTVGSHADPVLPTGPLLLAHIIFLLGLMYLFDRRESQKSALHQRHLKTMKALLRQDPPLIQTLDYTCEAVILLDNTGSIIELNSQSALLLSLPESNLIGKHIFDVLGILPNLQQTDATEHGEFAWKTPKGVTIQVKYHTRPILDDDIPTGTLVTLSDISEAKTRLEASMQVEKLSIISQVSAGLAHEIRNPLTTIKGFMQLITPEQWPESFRPYQQLILDEIQTIDQLLNNFLLLTSPTAPHIEKLNLVEAIPSLTQKTQSIVHKQNVTLALECPSHSVYVMGDREQLLQALLSILNNAIEVSPKGGTVIIRLTEEEPFVRVSIIDNGPGIPENLRQRVLDPFFTTRAENTGLGLTIAQQIILTHHGKLNFSELASSSGTIVTIDFPSLSNVKGNLSA; this is translated from the coding sequence GTGATACCTCTCAAATTTCGTTACCGTCCGTTTCTTCGTCAACGGGTTTTTATCGTTTTGTCACTTATCTTCATAATAACGATTATTATATCTGATATCTTGCCAATTCCCTATTCTTTGCAGATTGCCTTAAGATTCCTTCCGCTAATCATCATTATTATATGGTTTGAACTCTGGTTTCACAGTTGGGGAAAAGTTTGGATTCTATCTGCCGCTCTATTCACAGTTGGTTCACATGCGGATCCTGTCCTTCCTACAGGTCCATTACTTTTAGCTCATATCATCTTCCTGCTTGGGTTGATGTATCTGTTTGACCGTAGGGAATCACAAAAAAGCGCTCTTCATCAACGTCATCTTAAAACGATGAAAGCCCTTCTCCGCCAAGATCCTCCTTTAATTCAAACCCTTGACTATACTTGCGAAGCAGTTATCTTATTGGATAATACCGGTTCTATTATTGAACTGAATTCTCAATCGGCCTTACTTCTATCCCTGCCCGAATCCAATCTGATTGGCAAACATATATTTGATGTTCTGGGCATCCTGCCAAATTTACAGCAAACCGATGCTACGGAACATGGTGAATTTGCCTGGAAAACTCCCAAAGGAGTTACAATCCAAGTAAAATACCATACTCGTCCTATCCTTGACGATGACATTCCAACGGGCACGCTTGTAACACTTTCCGATATCAGCGAAGCAAAAACTCGCTTAGAAGCGTCTATGCAGGTCGAAAAACTCTCGATCATCAGCCAGGTTTCAGCAGGTTTAGCGCACGAAATCCGAAACCCCTTGACAACCATCAAAGGTTTCATGCAGCTAATCACCCCTGAGCAGTGGCCGGAATCATTTCGGCCTTACCAGCAGCTTATTCTCGACGAGATCCAAACCATCGATCAACTACTCAACAATTTTCTCCTCTTAACCAGTCCTACTGCGCCACATATAGAGAAACTTAACCTAGTAGAAGCTATTCCTTCCTTGACTCAAAAAACTCAATCTATCGTCCATAAACAGAATGTTACGCTGGCTTTAGAATGTCCCTCTCACTCAGTCTATGTAATGGGCGACCGTGAACAACTTCTTCAAGCGCTATTGTCAATTCTCAATAACGCAATTGAAGTCTCTCCGAAAGGAGGAACGGTTATTATTCGCTTAACAGAAGAAGAGCCTTTTGTCAGAGTCAGTATCATTGACAATGGTCCCGGTATACCGGAAAATCTTCGCCAGCGAGTGCTGGATCCGTTCTTTACCACCCGCGCCGAAAATACCGGGTTGGGCTTAACCATTGCTCAGCAAATCATTCTCACCCATCATGGCAAGCTCAATTTTTCAGAATTGGCATCCTCTTCCGGAACCATCGTCACAATCGATTTTCCCAGCCTATCCAATGTTAAAGGTAATCTTTCTGCATAA